The window CGCTCGGGATCGGAGATAGCCGTATGGTCGCCGAACAGATATAGCGTCACGCCGCCGATGGGAGGCAAAAACACCGACAAGTCTGGCCGCGTCACCAGCTCGGGAAACATGCCGCCGGTGTGCTCAAACATCGCCTTGCGCAAGGTCGCCTCCGCCACACCCAGGCGTCGCGCGACGCCAGGCAGATGCCAAACCGGCTCAATGGCGACCTTGGTGACATTGGCTTCGCCGGTCGCCAGCAATATTTTGCCGTCGGCGGGAATCAGCCCTTGCTTCACCGCATATTGAATTTCGGGAACCGCAATGCGCGCTTTGGTGACGGCGATAGTGGGTCGGATATCCAAGCCTTGTTGCAGAGACGTTTTGAAATCTGAGGCCACGCGATGGCCCCAGGGGTCGAGGGAGACAATCTTGTCCGCGTCGCTCCATTGCGGGTGCGGCCCCAAGTCGATAACCGGCTCCGTATTGGTAAGATCCGGCCGGTGCAGCGGCGATAAATCGCCCTTCGCCACCGCCAGGGCGCGATACAAACTATAAGCGCCGGCATGAGAACCGATGGTGTTTTTACAGGCGGGATTGGACAGCGTTCCGATAATAGGCCCACGCTCGCCAATATCCGCAGCCCCCCATTTGACGGGATGTTTCACCCCGTTGCGCGTATGCGAGGTCAACGCTATCGCGCGCACTTGCTGGTCTACCCCCATAGCCACATCCTCAGCTATCGACGACAGGTCGTCGAGGTTGTAAACCTAATATGTTGCAGATTTCATTCCAGTAATTGACCAAGCAGTCAACTAATAGGCGCGAGTACTATGCGAGTACTAAAATCAATGAGTTGAACAGTGACAACAGGGTTCCGGCGGCGGGGGAAACACAAAAAAGCGGAGGATTAAAGACGCCGCTGCGCATTCATTGTGCAGCGACGCCCGAAGACTGTGCAGCGGTCAATAGGTCCAGTTAACCGTCAGCTTGGCGCTGCGGGGCGCGCCATAATAACTCTGCGCCCAGTACAGACTGTTCAGGTATTTCTCATCCGTGATGTTGTCCAGATTCACAGTGGCGCTCCAGTTATCCATAAAATCATACTTGGCCATCAGATTGACCAGCATATAGTCCTCCTGAGTGGTGCGGATGGATTCGCCCGCATTCGGACCCGTCGTAGCCACGCCCTGCTCCCTGTATATGTCGTCCTGCCAGCTCAAACTGGCGCCCACTTTCAGACGCTCCAGTCCGGGAACGCGATAGCTGGACGACAACCGCAGCATACGCCGGGGCACGTAGGTCTTGGCGTCCTCGCCGTCTTTGTCTTCAATGGAAACGTAGGTGAAGCCGCCCGCCACTTCCCAGCCGGGAGACACTTCTCCGGCGATCTCCAGCTCATACCCCTGACTGGAAACGCCATCCACGCCTTTGTAGTAATTCGTACTGGTTCCAGGATAAACGCCCGCCACTTCCGCGACGTTGTCCTGTTCGGTTTTGAAGACAGCGACGGTGGTATTGAGGCGCTCGTTAAACAGCTCACTCTTCAACCCTGCTTCGATATTGTCGCCCTTCACTGGTGCGATGCGGTTATGGTCGATGTCGTCTTTGAACTGGGGATCGAATATTTTGGTGTAGCTGACATATACCGAATGATTTTCGTGTATATCCGCCACAACGCCGGCATAAGGAACCACTTCTCCACTTTGCGTTTCTTTTTTGCTGTCGCCGTAGGTAACGCCGCTGCTATCCAGGTCCGTCACACGGAAGCCTGTGATCAAGGTCAGACGATCCATGGGCTTGAGCCGCGTAGCGGCGTACAGGCTTCTGCGCTTATCGGTGAATTCGCTGCCAGCGACACCTGCGTTATATTCCGGGTCGGGATAATCGCCATCCCAATCGTCAATGTCATCGATTTCCGTCCCGATTCCCGCGCCATATTTGGACTCGTCCCACACCTCGGATTTAGACCAGTTCAAACCAATCACCGCTTCGTGTTCCCGTCCTCCCAGGGTGAATGGCCCTGTCGCATAGACATCGGCGATCCACTGCTCGTTATCAAAACCGTACAGGCTGGGATACGCGTAAAGATCAGACCCGGACGTATCCGGATTCGGCGTCCCATAGACATAAAACAGCTTGGTATCGGCCTTGACCTGCTGACGAGTGAGCACGCCTTTGACACGCCAGCCGTTGGCGAAGTCATAGGCCAGCTCAGCAAAGGAGCTGTCGATACGACCATCCCAGTACGCCCAGTCCGTCGCCGTGCTGACGGACGCATCGTAATCCGTCGCCGAACCATCCGTCCGGTACAGCGGCAATGCGCCCCACATTGGGCTGTTCGAGAGCGTATCCTGGCGGCTGTGTCCTAGCGTCAGCGTGGTGCTGTCATTCAGATCCGCCTCCACTACGCCATAAAACAGGGTCTTTTCCTGCTCATAGCGATCCAGATAGGACTCTTTGTCCTGATAGGAAACGACCAGCCTGCCACGTACTCTCTCCGACTCCAGCAGAGCGCCGGAAATATCCGCGTCGACACGACGGTTGTCCCATGAGCCATAAGAAAGCCCCACGGAAGCCTGGGGGTCCGTTGTCGGCCGCTTGCGCACGAAGTTAACCGTGGCGGAGGGCGTTCCCGTGCCAGTCATGAGTCCATTGGCGCCGCGAAGCACCTCAATACGGTCGTATATTGCCGTATCAATATCGCCGTACAGGTTGCCGTATACGAAAGGGACGCCAATGCCATCGAGCTGGAAGTTTGTGATATCAAACCCTCTTGCCGTAAAGTAGGTGCGGTCGGTTTCCACCTGCTCCACGGTGACGCCGGGACTGTACGCCAGCACATCGTTGATATCCGTCAGCGCAAAGTCCTGCAGTTGCGTTCGGGTGATCACCGACACCGACTGCGGGGTCTCCCGCAGAGACAGGTTCATTCGCGATGCGGTATTGCTCGACTTGGTCCGATATGAGCCACTTCCCTCGCTGGGAGCAGCCTCGCTCGTTTTAGCGTTTACCGTCACCGGCTGCAACACCTGCACGTCATCGCTATCTTCCGCCGCGACGCCTCCAGAAGCCAGCAACCCCAACGACAACGCCGCAATCCAGTACGCCAGTCCGTTGGCGACATAGGGCGGCGCGTGACGAACAGAGCGTCTGGCGCTGCAAGTTTGGGAAGAGCTTGGGAATAAACGGGGCGCAAATTTACCGGGACAACGCTGCGTCGCCATACTGCGGGTTCCTCTCAGGTAACAATTAATCTGGCAGACAAACAGTCTCCTTCTCTTTGTCTGAAACGGCAGGGCCTGCGTACGCCACATGGCCAGGCCTGCTTTCCGCTGCTTGTCGCCGCACAGGCGCATCCCTGCGCCTGGCTATCGGCCTGTCGATTCATTGCCAGGCCGATAGCGAGTGGGAATCTGAGTGGCGTCCAGGCCAATACGGCGATGCACTATTTGATAATCTAAACGCAAATCATTATCATTTGAATTGAATTTCGCGTCAACCTGAAGAGAACAGTCGCCGTAACGCATCGCTCATCCGGCCACCTAACTCAATCAGGCGCCGGCGCCATTGAGTAAGCCATCATTCATTTGCAGCCATTAAATCGGACCGTCCAATCATCCAGTGAGACCATCATCGCCCATGCACACCAATCAGCCCGGCGCCGCATCCGTTCCACTGGACGCATTGCTGCGCGCCTCCGCTCTGGCGCACCCTGCGTTAACGGGAGAGATTGGCGTCGATAACGCCGGTTTGATTTGCGCAAAGGCGGATAACCAGGAGATTCTGACGCAATTACACAACCACTGGCGCGATGCCTGCCCCGAGGCCGGCGCCCCATACTGGGCCGTGCGCAGTTGGACCATGCTGGTATGGCAACCGACCTTTCTTGCCGTCGCAGCGGTGCATCTGGTCGGAACCGCCGCGCCTTTATCAGAACTGGGGCAGAAATACGCCCAGGGTGTAGTAGCGGGTTTTCGCATGCCGCCCGTGGCCTTGCCCACCGCCGCCATCGAACGCTTGATCGAACTCAGCGGCGCAGAGCTGGCGCAAGTGTGCGAGGTCTTTCTGGATCAGCTAAACCCCATCGCCAAGGTCAAACCGCTGATCGCCAAGCGCCTGGTTGCGGACAGTCTGTTATCCGCCCTCTCCCGCCTCAGCCTGCTAAGCGCGCCTCCCGACAACGACGAGATTCAACAGTGGGCGCAAGCTTGGCTGAAAGCCATGAATCTTGTTGGATACAGCAGCCTGACGCCCATTCCACTGAGCAATGGAAGACAGCAACTGACCCTGGACCGCAAAGCCTGTTGCCTGCACTACCTGCGCCAGGACGGCGAACTGTGCGCGTCATGTCCAAAACAGAAACCGCATGTGCGCGTACAACGACTGACGAAAGAGTGGAACGCCTATGCTTGAGCTTGAAGATATCCGCGTGCGCCGCGATGGGCGTGACATCCTGTCTCTGCCTCAGCTTTCTCTGGACCCACACCGCTTCACCGTCATCCTGGGGCATAACGGGTCTGGAAAATCCACCCTGATCAATTTGCTGGCTCGGCAAATCCAGCCGGACTCCGGCGTCATCAGGCTGCAAAACCGCCCGTTGGACGATTACTCACAACGAGATCTGGCGAGGAATATCGCGTTTCTGCCGCAAAATCCGCCGGAAGTCGCCGGCCTTAATGTCAGGGAGCTGATACGCCTGGGCCGCTTTCCCTGGCGTGGGACATTCGGACGCTGGCGCCAGGAAGATACGACGATTATCGAGACGGCGATGGCGCAGACAGGCGTGTCCCGCTATACGGAGCACCTGACGGACCAGCTATCCGGCGGCGAGCGTCAACGCGCCTGGATCGCCATGTTGTTAGCCCAGCAGGCGCCCTTGCTGATGCTGGACGAACCTACTTCCGCTCTGGATTTATCTCATCAATACGAAGTGATGGGGTTGCTGCGCCGTCTTAATCAGGAGCATGGACGCGGCGTTATCGTCATCCTCCACGACGTCAACCTGGCCGCCCGTTTCGCAGACCGCATCGTAGCTCTGAAACAAGGACGACTGGCGTTCGACGGCGCGCCGGAAACACTGCTGTCCGCGTCGCTGTTAGGAGAGTTGTACGGCATTGATATCGACCTCGTCGATCATCCGCGCCAGGACGGCAAAATCGCGGTAGTGGCATGACGCTCATAATTTTTTACTGCACTTCGATTAACCCTTCGCCTTCCATCCGGGTATGCCCATGACTTTAATTTCCAACCTGATTCGCCCTTCCCGTCGCCCGCTCACGCGCAGCCGCGCCTGCATCGCTCTCGCCACTATCCTGACGTTGACGATCAGCGTCTGCGCCCAGGCGCTTACCATTACCGACAGTCGCGGCGAGCATGAATTCGCGCAAACGCCGCAACGGGTCATCGCGCTGAACTGGTCCATGGCGGAAAATCTGGTGGAGTTGGGCGTCACGCCCGTCGGCGTCGCCGATATCAAGGGCTATCAGGAGTGGGTGGTGCGACCGCAACTGACGGATTCCATCACTGACGTGGGCACGCGCTCCGAACCAAACCTGGAGCGCATTGCGGCCCTGCAACCGGATGTGATTTTGCTTTCCAGCATGCAGGAAGGCATGGTGGAAAAACTGGAGCAAATAGCGCCGGTGCTGTTTTTCGACTCTTTCCGCGCTGACCACGATAACTTCGATGTCTCCAGGCAGATCTTCCTGCAACTGGCTCGGCTGTTCGACAAAGAAACCACGGCGAAGCAAAAACTGGACGCCATGGACACTCGTTTTGGCGAACTGCAGGAGCAGTTGAAAGCGCACTATCACGGCGACTTGCCCAAAGTGGCGGCAGTGCGCTTCACCACGCCCTCGGTCCTGCGCATCTTTGGCGACAACTCCATGGCGCAAGCCGCCATGGCCAAACTGGGTCTACAGCCAGCCCTGCCACAGCCGGCGACCCAATGGGGCATTACGCAGAAAAAGGTGACGGATCTGGGGCGCATCAAAGACGGCGTGGTGATTTATATTGAGCCTTTCGAACAGGCGGACGACCTGTTCTCCACTCCATTGTGGCGGGCAATGCCCTTCGTTCGCAGCGGCCGCTTCGCCGCCGCCCGCTCCACCTGGACTTACGGCGGACCGCTGTCGGTGCAATATCTGGCGGAATCCATCACCGACGCCTTATTAACACTGACGCCGTGATCAAACCGGAACCGCTTATCGCTACAGGTTGAAGTCGTATGCGCCGCTATCTGGTCACCCTGGCGTTATTGCCGGTTCTGCTGTTCGCCTACCTGCAACTTGGCTCACCGCCGCCGCTCAGCCTGCAATGGACGTTGCTCAGCGGCGGAGCGGCCGTGGAGTTCGAGGACTTTCAGTTCTTTTACGCCACTCTGCCCCGGGCCGCGCTGGCCTTGCTGGTCGGCGGCGCCATGGGACTGGTCGGCAGTCTGTTGCAGCAAATCACGCAGAATCGCCTGCTCTCCCCCATGACCCTGGGCGCCGCATCAGGAGCCTGGCTGGCGCTGGTCTGCGCCAGCGTCTGGGCGCCCGTCCTGATGGCGAATTACGGCGCCTGGATCGCCATGGCGGGAGCCAGCTTATCTGTCACGCTGGTGTTATTGATCGCCGGCAGCGGAGGTCTTGCCGGACTGCCTGTCGTGCTGGCGGGCATGGCCGTCAATATCCTGCTGGGCGCAGCGGCTTCCGCCATCGTGCTGCTCAACGATCAGTATGCGCGCAACCTGTTCATCTGGGGCGCAGGCGACTTGACGCAAACAGACTGGAACTGGGTGATCTGGCTCGCCCCCAAACTAAGCATCGCCCTGCTGATTTTACTCTTCGCACATCGCCCCCTGACCTTGCTGCGCCTTGGGGAAGCCGGCGCGCGAGGACGCGGCATGGGCGTTTTCGCCACCCTGGCGTTACTGCTTCCCGCCGCGCTTTGGCTGGTGGCGTGCTCTATCACAGCCGTAGGAGTTATCAGTTTTATTGGCTTGCTGACGCCCAACCTCGCTCGCGCACTGGGCGCGCGCCGCGCTGGTGACGAGTTGACGTATAGCCTGTTGCTTGGCGGACTGCTGTTACTGGGAACGGACGCCATCGCCGTTCTGGCCAGCCAATGGACAACCGATCTGGTTCCCAGCGGCGCCGCGGCGGCGCTTATCGGCGCGCCTGGGCTAATCTGGTTCACCCGGCGCAAGTTAACCGCCGCTGATCACAGCTCTCTACAGCTGCCTGCCGGCGTCATGAAACTCTCCAAAACCGCCTTGATCATGCTGGCGCTGGGCGTGCCTGTCACAGCAACCATAGCGCTGTTGTGGTCTCCAGAGGGGGCCGGCTCCGTCAGCTGGCGCTTTGGCTGGCCGTCCGACCTGGTCTTCTCTCTGCGCTGGCCGCGTATTGTCACCGCGGCGGCGGCTGGAGGCGGTATGGCCCTGGCGGGCGTCATCCTTCAGCGATTGATTCGCAATCCCCTGGCGAGCCCGGATATTCTGGGCATGTCCGCCGGCGCATCGCTGACATTAGTGCTTTCCGTGCTGGCGTTTGGCGGCTCGATCTATCAAGCCGGCCCTTTAATCGCTTTCGCCGGCAGCCTGGGCGTACTTTTGCTGCTATTGCTGCTGGGACGCCGACATCACTACGCCCCCGGCGTCATGGTGCTGACCGGCATCTCCCTGGCGGCGTTGATCGACGCCCTCGTGCGTTTCGCCCTGGCCAAGGGCAGCGACAGCGCCTATTCGATTCTGGGCTGGCTGGCCGGCTCCACTTACCAAACCACCGACGGCAAGGCATGGCTTCTGCTGTCCGGCGTTATCATCCTCGCTACGGTATGCGCGCTCTGTTCCCGCTGGCTGACATTGATCTCCGCCGGCGACCAGGTGGCGCTGGCCCGTGGTCTGAATGTCAAACGCGCCCGGCTGGCGCTACTGTTTCTGGCTTCTCTCGCCTGCGCGCTGGTCACTGCGGTGATGGGCCCCGTCGCCTTCGTAGGCCTGCTTGCGCCACACATGGCCGCCATGCTCGGCGCCCGCAAAGCGGCGCAGCAACTGCTTCTCGCCATCCTGTTGGGGGCGTTGCTGATGATTCTCTCCGATTGGCTGGGACGCACACTTTTATACCCGGCGCAAATGCCCGCAGGCGCGATCGCGTCTTTGCTTGGCGGCGGTTACTTCATCTATCTGCTGACGCGTCGACGCGCAACTTAAAACGATTTTTGCTTGCCTGTTGGAGAAATACCGGTAGACTGACAAACAAATGTTAGACATACGGACATTTGTTTGTGATAACCGAACGCGAACAGGAGATCCTGGATTTAATCCGCCAGGACCCGCTTATCTCTCAACAGGCCCTGGCCGACCGTCTGGGCGTCAGCCGCTCCGCCGTGGCGGGCCATATTATGAACCTCTCCAACAAAGGCGCGATTCGCGGCAAAGGCTACATCCTCGCGGACAATCCTTACGTTGTGGTGATTGGCGGCGCCAACATGGATATCCTCGGGCAGCCCAGCGACAAACTGCTGCCCCGCGACTCCAATCCGGGGCATGTCAGCTGCTCTCCCGGCGGCGTCGCCCGCAATATTGCGGAAAACCTGGCGCGGCTGGGCGTGGACGTGCGTTTGATCGCGCCTCTGGGCAAGGATGTATACGGGCAGACGCTATTGGAGCAAGGCCAGCAATGCGGCATCGACATGCGCCACTGCCTGCAACTGGACGACGCTGTCACCTCCACCTATCTGTCAGTGCTGGACGCATGCGGCGACATGTCCGTCGCCATCAACGACATGCAGATCCTGGATCGTCTCAGCGTCGAATACCTGCGCAGCCATGCCGACATGATCCGACGCGCCAGCCTGCTGATAGTCGACGCCAACCTATCCGCCGGCGTATTGGAGTACCTGCTCAGCCAGTTCCCAGATCTGCCGATATTCGCTGATCCGGTATCTGGTCCCAAGTCGGACAAGTTACGCGGGTTGCTCGACGCCCTCCACACCTTCAAGCCCAATCTGGCGGAGGCGCAGCGCCTCTCCGGGCTGGACGCTCAGGATGACGGACAGCTATCCCAACTGGCCTCCTGGTTTCATCAGAAAGGCGTGCAGCGTGTTTGCATCAGTCTGGGCGCCCAGGGCGTTTACGTCAGCGAAGCCGGCCGTCACCAACTGTATCCGCCGCCGCCAATCCAGCCGGTTAACGCCAACGGCGCCGGCGATGCGTTTCTCGCCGGGCTCGCCTATGGCTGGCTCGCACAATGGCCCACGCCCAAATCCGTTAACTTCGCCATCGCCGCCTCGGCGGTGGCCATGTCGCACCAGGCGACCATCAATCCGAATATGTCCCTGGCGACCGTGAACCGTTTACTAGAGGAAACTTTTTTATGAATACTTATCTGGACGTATCTCCCGAAGTACAAGCCGCTCTGGCGGCCGGCAAACCGGTCGTGGCGCTGGAGTCCACTATCATTTCCCATGGCATGCCCTGGCCGCAAAACGCGGAAACCGCATTGCAGGTGGAACAGATCGTACGCGACAACGGCGCCGTTCCCGCCACTATCGCCATCATCAAAGGCCGCCTGAAAGTCGGTTTAAGCAAGGAAGAGATTGAATACCTGGGCCAGGCCGGTTTGAGCGTCACCAAAGCCAGCCGCCGCGATATTCCCTTTATCGTCGCCCGTGGCGGCGACGGCGCCACGACTGTCGCCTCAACAATGATCCTGGCGGCCATGGCGGGAGTCAAAGTCTTCGCCACCGGCGGTATCGGCGGCGTGCATCGCGGCGCCCAGGAAACCTTTGATATCTCCGCCGACCTGCAGGAGCTGGCGCACACCGACGTGGCGGTCATCTGCGCCGGCGCCAAATCCATTCTCGACCTGGGACTGACCCGGGAATATCTGGAAACTCATGGCGTGCCACTGGTGGGCTATCAGACTTCCACCCTGCCTGCGTTCTACACCCGCGACAGCGATTTCGATGTGGATTATCAATTGGATACGCCAGAGCAGATCGCTTCGGCGCTGAAAGCAAAATGGGCAATGGGTCTGCGCGGCGGCGTGGTGATCGCCAACCCGATCCCAGAAGCCTACGCCATGGATCGCACTAAAATTGACGCAGCAATCAGCTCAGCGTTGGCGGAGATGGACGACAAGGGCGTCAGCGGTAAAGACTCCACGCCATTCCTATTGGCGAAAGTGGCGGAAATTACCGGCGGCGACAGCCTGAAAGCCAACATCCAGCTGGTGTTCAATAACGCAGCCCTGGCGGCGCGCATCGCTGCGTCCTACTACGCTTAAATTCTTTGTCTACTGAGTGGTTTGACGGCGTTCGCCAAACCACTCCGTTCGATCATTTTCAGCCTGCCGATCTAAGCCATTATGGGTGCGACAATTTGCCGTCTTCCCGACAGTGACCGACTCCTTCTAAACTTCCTCTCACAGCAAGGTACAGAGCGTTCGGCGCAAACTCCCCTTTGCGCAGTTCCGAACGCATTCCTTCCCAGGGTCGTCGTTTGTCCGGCTTCACGGCGGGCATTCAGCGTCCCGAAACTCTGCGGAAACTTTATCGCCCGGCCATCAGCGCCGGGCGGGTTTTTTTTGTAGTTTCCGCTGCAAAGTGCGGCGATGCATGTTCAGCGCTCTCGCCGTCGCCGAGATATTGCCTTCATTCTCCTGCAACACCCGTTGAATGTGCTCCCACTCCAGACGCCGCACGGACAGGGTCGCATCCGTATCCACTTCAGATTCAACCGGCGCTTCTTCGCGGGGCTCGCCAAAAGCCGCCAGCAGCTCCGTCGCCGTCACCGGTTTACAGAGATAATTCAAGGCGCCGCGCTTGATCGCCTCCACCGCAGTGGCGATGCTGGAGTAGCCCGTCAACATCACGACCTGTAATTGCGGCTGGCGCTGCAGCATCTCGCTGAGCAGTTGCAATCCGCTATCCCCCGCCAGATTCAGATCCAGCACCGCCCGACTCGGACTACTGTCTTCCAAATGAGCCAGCGCCTCGTCGCCACAACTGGCGGTGAGTACAGACTCGCCACGCCGACTTAGAGAGCGGGCGAGAGTTTGCAGAAAAACCTGATTGTCATCGATTAGTAGCAGCGGCGTATTCACCGTTTGGATTTCCTTGTGAAAGGGTCGCATTCTCCCCGTCGCAGCGAGCGCCCTGAGGCATCGGCAACAGGATTTCCGTAATGGTTCCATCAGCGACGTCGAGCAGACTCAAACTGCCGCCCAGGCGTTCAATGGTGGAGTGGGACAAAAACAGCCCCAGGCCATTGCCGCCTTCCCGCATTGAAACAAAAGATTTGCCCAGATTCTGCCTTACCAGCGACGGCAGCCCCGGCCCTTTGTCATGGATGCGCAACAGCAGTTCGCCATCGCTTAGACGCGCTTCCAGCACGGGGTCCTCCGCGCTGGCTTTAGCAGCATTGTCGAGCAGATTAAGAATCGCCATATCCAGCATTTCTTCCGAACGCACTTCCGCTTG is drawn from Hahella sp. KA22 and contains these coding sequences:
- a CDS encoding PfkB family carbohydrate kinase, which produces MITEREQEILDLIRQDPLISQQALADRLGVSRSAVAGHIMNLSNKGAIRGKGYILADNPYVVVIGGANMDILGQPSDKLLPRDSNPGHVSCSPGGVARNIAENLARLGVDVRLIAPLGKDVYGQTLLEQGQQCGIDMRHCLQLDDAVTSTYLSVLDACGDMSVAINDMQILDRLSVEYLRSHADMIRRASLLIVDANLSAGVLEYLLSQFPDLPIFADPVSGPKSDKLRGLLDALHTFKPNLAEAQRLSGLDAQDDGQLSQLASWFHQKGVQRVCISLGAQGVYVSEAGRHQLYPPPPIQPVNANGAGDAFLAGLAYGWLAQWPTPKSVNFAIAASAVAMSHQATINPNMSLATVNRLLEETFL
- a CDS encoding TonB-dependent siderophore receptor, whose amino-acid sequence is MATQRCPGKFAPRLFPSSSQTCSARRSVRHAPPYVANGLAYWIAALSLGLLASGGVAAEDSDDVQVLQPVTVNAKTSEAAPSEGSGSYRTKSSNTASRMNLSLRETPQSVSVITRTQLQDFALTDINDVLAYSPGVTVEQVETDRTYFTARGFDITNFQLDGIGVPFVYGNLYGDIDTAIYDRIEVLRGANGLMTGTGTPSATVNFVRKRPTTDPQASVGLSYGSWDNRRVDADISGALLESERVRGRLVVSYQDKESYLDRYEQEKTLFYGVVEADLNDSTTLTLGHSRQDTLSNSPMWGALPLYRTDGSATDYDASVSTATDWAYWDGRIDSSFAELAYDFANGWRVKGVLTRQQVKADTKLFYVYGTPNPDTSGSDLYAYPSLYGFDNEQWIADVYATGPFTLGGREHEAVIGLNWSKSEVWDESKYGAGIGTEIDDIDDWDGDYPDPEYNAGVAGSEFTDKRRSLYAATRLKPMDRLTLITGFRVTDLDSSGVTYGDSKKETQSGEVVPYAGVVADIHENHSVYVSYTKIFDPQFKDDIDHNRIAPVKGDNIEAGLKSELFNERLNTTVAVFKTEQDNVAEVAGVYPGTSTNYYKGVDGVSSQGYELEIAGEVSPGWEVAGGFTYVSIEDKDGEDAKTYVPRRMLRLSSSYRVPGLERLKVGASLSWQDDIYREQGVATTGPNAGESIRTTQEDYMLVNLMAKYDFMDNWSATVNLDNITDEKYLNSLYWAQSYYGAPRSAKLTVNWTY
- a CDS encoding GTP cyclohydrolase II, which gives rise to MGVDQQVRAIALTSHTRNGVKHPVKWGAADIGERGPIIGTLSNPACKNTIGSHAGAYSLYRALAVAKGDLSPLHRPDLTNTEPVIDLGPHPQWSDADKIVSLDPWGHRVASDFKTSLQQGLDIRPTIAVTKARIAVPEIQYAVKQGLIPADGKILLATGEANVTKVAIEPVWHLPGVARRLGVAEATLRKAMFEHTGGMFPELVTRPDLSVFLPPIGGVTLYLFGDHTAISDPEREVACRVHDECNGSDVFGSDICTCRPYLTHGIEVCIRVAQRGGVGIILYNRKEGRALGEVTKFLVYNARKRQVGGDRADAYFERTECIAGVEDMRFQPLMPDPLHWLGVTRIDHMASMSNMKFEALTSQGIEVVNRITIPDDMIPEDAKVEIDAKVAAGYFSPGGPLSKDALSVKSGRDLEAY
- a CDS encoding ABC transporter ATP-binding protein — translated: MLELEDIRVRRDGRDILSLPQLSLDPHRFTVILGHNGSGKSTLINLLARQIQPDSGVIRLQNRPLDDYSQRDLARNIAFLPQNPPEVAGLNVRELIRLGRFPWRGTFGRWRQEDTTIIETAMAQTGVSRYTEHLTDQLSGGERQRAWIAMLLAQQAPLLMLDEPTSALDLSHQYEVMGLLRRLNQEHGRGVIVILHDVNLAARFADRIVALKQGRLAFDGAPETLLSASLLGELYGIDIDLVDHPRQDGKIAVVA
- a CDS encoding ABC transporter substrate-binding protein yields the protein MTLISNLIRPSRRPLTRSRACIALATILTLTISVCAQALTITDSRGEHEFAQTPQRVIALNWSMAENLVELGVTPVGVADIKGYQEWVVRPQLTDSITDVGTRSEPNLERIAALQPDVILLSSMQEGMVEKLEQIAPVLFFDSFRADHDNFDVSRQIFLQLARLFDKETTAKQKLDAMDTRFGELQEQLKAHYHGDLPKVAAVRFTTPSVLRIFGDNSMAQAAMAKLGLQPALPQPATQWGITQKKVTDLGRIKDGVVIYIEPFEQADDLFSTPLWRAMPFVRSGRFAAARSTWTYGGPLSVQYLAESITDALLTLTP
- a CDS encoding siderophore ferric iron reductase, with the translated sequence MHTNQPGAASVPLDALLRASALAHPALTGEIGVDNAGLICAKADNQEILTQLHNHWRDACPEAGAPYWAVRSWTMLVWQPTFLAVAAVHLVGTAAPLSELGQKYAQGVVAGFRMPPVALPTAAIERLIELSGAELAQVCEVFLDQLNPIAKVKPLIAKRLVADSLLSALSRLSLLSAPPDNDEIQQWAQAWLKAMNLVGYSSLTPIPLSNGRQQLTLDRKACCLHYLRQDGELCASCPKQKPHVRVQRLTKEWNAYA
- a CDS encoding response regulator transcription factor, giving the protein MRPFHKEIQTVNTPLLLIDDNQVFLQTLARSLSRRGESVLTASCGDEALAHLEDSSPSRAVLDLNLAGDSGLQLLSEMLQRQPQLQVVMLTGYSSIATAVEAIKRGALNYLCKPVTATELLAAFGEPREEAPVESEVDTDATLSVRRLEWEHIQRVLQENEGNISATARALNMHRRTLQRKLQKKPARR
- a CDS encoding pseudouridine-5'-phosphate glycosidase, whose protein sequence is MNTYLDVSPEVQAALAAGKPVVALESTIISHGMPWPQNAETALQVEQIVRDNGAVPATIAIIKGRLKVGLSKEEIEYLGQAGLSVTKASRRDIPFIVARGGDGATTVASTMILAAMAGVKVFATGGIGGVHRGAQETFDISADLQELAHTDVAVICAGAKSILDLGLTREYLETHGVPLVGYQTSTLPAFYTRDSDFDVDYQLDTPEQIASALKAKWAMGLRGGVVIANPIPEAYAMDRTKIDAAISSALAEMDDKGVSGKDSTPFLLAKVAEITGGDSLKANIQLVFNNAALAARIAASYYA
- the fhuB gene encoding Fe(3+)-hydroxamate ABC transporter permease FhuB, with the translated sequence MRRYLVTLALLPVLLFAYLQLGSPPPLSLQWTLLSGGAAVEFEDFQFFYATLPRAALALLVGGAMGLVGSLLQQITQNRLLSPMTLGAASGAWLALVCASVWAPVLMANYGAWIAMAGASLSVTLVLLIAGSGGLAGLPVVLAGMAVNILLGAAASAIVLLNDQYARNLFIWGAGDLTQTDWNWVIWLAPKLSIALLILLFAHRPLTLLRLGEAGARGRGMGVFATLALLLPAALWLVACSITAVGVISFIGLLTPNLARALGARRAGDELTYSLLLGGLLLLGTDAIAVLASQWTTDLVPSGAAAALIGAPGLIWFTRRKLTAADHSSLQLPAGVMKLSKTALIMLALGVPVTATIALLWSPEGAGSVSWRFGWPSDLVFSLRWPRIVTAAAAGGGMALAGVILQRLIRNPLASPDILGMSAGASLTLVLSVLAFGGSIYQAGPLIAFAGSLGVLLLLLLLGRRHHYAPGVMVLTGISLAALIDALVRFALAKGSDSAYSILGWLAGSTYQTTDGKAWLLLSGVIILATVCALCSRWLTLISAGDQVALARGLNVKRARLALLFLASLACALVTAVMGPVAFVGLLAPHMAAMLGARKAAQQLLLAILLGALLMILSDWLGRTLLYPAQMPAGAIASLLGGGYFIYLLTRRRAT